Proteins encoded within one genomic window of Candidatus Methylomirabilota bacterium:
- a CDS encoding VTT domain-containing protein, translating into MLDRIAAVVLDPGISPLLVYTVVFLSCILESFFPPWPTDVIAVYAGFLAGRGAVSGPGVFLAAILGTQIGVMAVFWMSRRWGRALLAGPMGRYVPADRLTSLEIWFARYGTPAIAISRFFPGIRALVMPAAGLADFAAWKVWIFAGASVVVWNVFVVGIGLLAGTHLDWAKQVLLHYNTVALAILGIVLAGWAARYAIRRLRTRQPTASSRRPFR; encoded by the coding sequence GTGCTCGACCGGATCGCCGCCGTCGTCCTCGATCCCGGCATCTCACCCCTTCTCGTCTACACGGTCGTCTTCCTGAGCTGCATCCTGGAGAGCTTTTTCCCCCCCTGGCCGACCGACGTGATCGCGGTCTACGCCGGGTTCCTCGCCGGGCGCGGGGCCGTCTCCGGGCCCGGCGTCTTCCTGGCCGCCATCCTGGGAACCCAGATCGGCGTCATGGCGGTCTTCTGGATGAGCCGGCGATGGGGGCGAGCGCTCCTGGCCGGGCCCATGGGCCGGTACGTCCCGGCGGACCGGCTGACCAGCCTCGAGATCTGGTTCGCGCGATACGGGACGCCGGCCATCGCCATCTCGCGCTTCTTTCCCGGGATCCGCGCGCTCGTGATGCCGGCTGCGGGGCTGGCGGACTTCGCGGCCTGGAAGGTGTGGATCTTTGCCGGCGCGTCGGTCGTGGTGTGGAACGTCTTCGTCGTGGGGATCGGGTTGTTGGCCGGGACGCACCTGGACTGGGCCAAGCAGGTCCTCCTTCACTACAACACCGTCGCCCTCGCCATCCTCGGGATCGTCCTGGCTGGCTGGGCCGCCCGCTACGCCATCCGTCGCCTCCGGACGCGTCAGCCGACTGCCTCCAGCAGAAGGCCCTTCAGGTAG